In a genomic window of Macaca nemestrina isolate mMacNem1 chromosome 18, mMacNem.hap1, whole genome shotgun sequence:
- the LOC105482873 gene encoding nuclear protein 1 isoform X1 gives MATFPPATSAPQQPPGPEDEDPSLDESDLYSLAHSYLGRLIVPLPTSPLTPALVTGGGGRKGRTKREAAANTNRPSPGGHERKLVTKLQNSERKKRGARR, from the exons ATGGCCACCTTCCCACCAGCAACCAGTGCCCCCCAGCAGCCCCCAGGCCCAGAGGATGAGGACCCCAGCCTGGATGAATCTGACCTCTACAGCCTGGCCCATTCCTACCTGG GGCGTCTCATCGTGCCTTTGCCCACTTCACCTCTGACTCCTGCCTTGGTTACAGGAGGTGGAGGCCGGAAAGGTCGCACCAAGAGAGAAGCTGCTGCCAACACCAACCGCCCCAGCCCTGGCGGGCACGAGAGGAAACTGGTGACCAAGCTGCAGAATTCAGAGAGGAAGAAGCGAGGGGCACGACGCTGA
- the LOC105482873 gene encoding nuclear protein 1 isoform X2 — MATFPPATSAPQQPPGPEDEDPSLDESDLYSLAHSYLGGGGRKGRTKREAAANTNRPSPGGHERKLVTKLQNSERKKRGARR, encoded by the exons ATGGCCACCTTCCCACCAGCAACCAGTGCCCCCCAGCAGCCCCCAGGCCCAGAGGATGAGGACCCCAGCCTGGATGAATCTGACCTCTACAGCCTGGCCCATTCCTACCTGG GAGGTGGAGGCCGGAAAGGTCGCACCAAGAGAGAAGCTGCTGCCAACACCAACCGCCCCAGCCCTGGCGGGCACGAGAGGAAACTGGTGACCAAGCTGCAGAATTCAGAGAGGAAGAAGCGAGGGGCACGACGCTGA